A DNA window from Anastrepha ludens isolate Willacy chromosome 6, idAnaLude1.1, whole genome shotgun sequence contains the following coding sequences:
- the LOC128866881 gene encoding ankyrin repeat and KH domain-containing protein mask — MNNMADDNNNIIINNTNNRNNNINYRNSPNYSNSRISRSGSATSDSKKLAKNKATGLSGGGGDDNADASASKSDRCVLCLDEKRSPVRITCGHSFCNECLDVYKSYQKYAWANRCPICRGSLKEKRRSVKRKHSEANVATTTTSTTMPSGSSRFAPTRSRLNATSATIAAATAAAATATVTALSESAASASAEQIYLLEEYMAMAVESDAFGVNSDMAFGNTMSATTPTNSTSTVSASEAAGEDDEVELHGTESETEAAQGMGYEHEEFEEAEELEEDEEAFGEDIDLEEDEEVTDDDEDDDVDGEEEDDEENELYYFNEYDEAHEDDRENDDYITMDEDDATDGEDRDEYEQLVNDTLQDEINEYCDEDDETEDAVLLVDEVIIVD; from the exons ATGAATAATATGGCTGACGATAATaacaatattataataaataataccaaCAATCGTAACAATAACATAAATTATAGGAATAGTCCCAACTACAGCAATAGCCGGATTAGCCGCAGCGGCAGTGCCACTAGCGATTCGAAAAAATTAGCCAAGAACAAAGCAACCGGACTCAGCGGCGGCGGCGGTGACGATAACGCCGATGCAAGTGCTAGTAAAAGCGACCGCTGCGTTTTATGCCTGGACGAGAAACGCTCTCCTGTACGCATCACATGCGGCCACTCTTTCTGCAATGAATGTCTGGATGTCTACAAGTCGTATCAGAAATACGCGTGGGCCAATCGTTGTCCCATATGCCGCGGTTCGCTGAAGGAGAAAAGACGCTCA GTCAAGCGAAAGCATTCAGAAGCAAATGTCGCCACAACCACTACCTCAACTACGATGCCTAGCGGCAGCAGTCGTTTTGCGCCAACTCGTTCGCGCTTGAATGCAACATCAGCTACTATAGCAGCCGCCACGGCAGCTGCGGCAACAGCCACTGTCACAGCACTCTCTGAATCAGCGGCCAGCGCATCTGCCGAGCAAATCTACCTCTTGGAGGAATATATGGCAATGGCTGTTGAATCGGATGCTTTCGGTGTCAATTCAGACATGGCTTTCGGCAATACAATGAGCGCAACTACGCCCACCAACTCAACATCGACCGTCAGCGCCAGCGAAGCGGCAGGCGAAGACGATGAAGTAGAATTGCATGGAACGGAGTCGGAGACAGAAGCGGCACAGGGTATGGGCTATGAGCACGAAGAATTTGAGGAAGCGGAAGAGCTGGAAGAGGATGAAGAAGCCTTTGGCGAAGATATTGATTTGGAGGAGGATGAGGAGGTTACGGACGACGACGAAGATGACGACGTTGATGGAGAGgaggaagatgatgaagagAATGAACTTTACTATTTCAATGAGTATGACGAAGCGCATGAAGACGATCGAGAAAATGACGACTATATCACAATGGACGAAGATGACGCAACCGACGGTGAGGATAGGGATGAATATGAACAGCTGGTGAACGACACATTACAAGATGAAATTAATGAGTATTGCGATGAGGACGATGAAACCGAGGACGCTGTGCTGCTGGTGGATGAAGTAATTATTGTCGATTGA